In the Desulfurispira natronophila genome, TAATATCATTACTGGCGAACTTACCTGTCCCTAACAATAACCTGGATTGAAACGTGCGGTCGCCAATGGTCAGGACATCACTATGCATGTTAACCGCCTCCTGCGAGAGTTATAATTTCTACAATGGCATCATTGTCTACTTTAGTTGTACCGTAAGACTCCCTGCTTACAAGTTGACCATTCACTTCCACGGCCATATGAGTTGCATTTACGCCAAGTTGATCTACAAGCTCATTTATAGTAACCGGCTCTTGAATATACATCGACTTGCCATTCACTGTGGCCATAAGTCCTCCTGTCAATCATTGGTTTTGTGCTGTATCCATTATCTGGTGTGAAATATTCATGGAACAAAACTTGGGGCCACACATAGAACAATGGTGGGTAGTGCAATCGTTGCGAAGTTCCTCTGGCATTGACTCCATTCTGTACTGGCGCGCACGCTCTGGATCGAGGGCAAGAGAAAACTGTTTTTCCCAATCAAAGGAAAAACGAGCTTTGCTCATCTCATCATCACGATCTCGCACACCAGGAAAGCGACGAGCAATATTGGCACTGTGAGCAGCAATCTTAAAGGCTATAATTCCGTTGCGCACATCTTCTGCATTAGGAAGACCCAGGTGTTCTTTGGGAGTCACGTAACACAACATGGAAACTCCGTAATAGGCAGCCAGTGCTCCCCCTATAGCTCCAGTTATATGATCATAGCCAGGAGCAATATCTGTCACCAAGGGGCCAAGAACATAAAATGGAGCCTCATGACACAGCTCCATCTGTTTTTTAACGTTGTATTCTATTTGATCTATGGGGACATGGCCGGGACCTTCTATCATCACCTGTACATCTTTTTCCCAGGCACGCTTGCAAAGTTCTCCCAGTATGGCCAGCTCGCTCAACTGTGCTTTGTCAGAAGCATCGGCCAGACATCCTGGGCGCAAACTGTCGCCTAGCGATAGGGTTACGTCATACTTTTGACAAATCTCCAACAGCTCATCGTAGTGTTCGTATATTGGGTTTTCCTTTTCATGACGTTGCATCCACTGGGCCATCAGGCTCCCACCTCGGCTCACTATTCCTGTGGTTCGATCCATGGCCATGGGAATGTGCTGCCGGAGAATGCCACAGTGCACCGTCATGTAGTCAACACCTTGCCTCGCCTGCTGCTCTATCACATCGAGTATTTTGCGCCCGCTCAGATCAAGGGGATCTTCAATTTCCTCCACAGCCTGATACATGGGTACCGTACCAATGGGAACAGTGGAGTGATCAATAATTGCCTGACGTATAGTGTTAATATCCTCACCAGTCGAAAGATCCATCACAGTATCTGCACCATAACGAATGGCCATATCAAGTTTTTCCAACTCCTCCTTGCATCCACTGGAAAGCTTGCTGTTGCCAATGTTGGCATTAATCTTACAGCGAGCGTTTAAACCTATTCCCATTGGAATTAAATTTTTATGATTAATATTAGCCGTTATAACCATGCGACCACGGGCTACTTCAGAACGCACAAATTCTGGTTCCAATTGTTCAGAGCGGGCCACTGTTTCCATAGCCGGTGTAATTTCACCCTGTCGGGCGCGGTACATTTGCGTAACATTCATTGGTCATTCCTCCTTTTAATTGCACAAAAAAAACCGCTTTCCTGATGGAAAACGGTGCTACGTTCTGTTGGTGATACGTGACCCGTTTCCCTTCGCCAGCATTACCTGGATCAGGTTCATGGGGTACATCTCAGCCCTGGTTGTCAAAGCGCCCCCAACGGTTTCTTTGTATTTAATTTGTTAAAACTCATTATGCTGATATTTTTTGGTTTTTCAAGTGTTATTTGGGACCCACCATCTGAGCTGGAACAACATAACGATCAAACTCATCTTCTGAGAGGAGCTTTAATTGCAAAGCAGCCTCCTTTAAAGTTAAACGATCTTGGTGCGCCTTTTTGGCTATTTGGGCTGCCTTGTCGTAGCCAATGTGTGCATTCAAAGCAGTAACCAGCATGAGTGAGTTATGCAGATTGCGCCCTATAACTTCTTCATCAGGCTCAATACCTTGAGCACAATGCTCATCAAAAGAGCGCATGCTATCACTGAGCAACTGAACTGACTGCAAGAAGTTGTAGGCTATCATAGGCTTGAAAACATTGAGCTCAAA is a window encoding:
- the thiS gene encoding sulfur carrier protein ThiS, whose amino-acid sequence is MATVNGKSMYIQEPVTINELVDQLGVNATHMAVEVNGQLVSRESYGTTKVDNDAIVEIITLAGGG
- the thiC gene encoding phosphomethylpyrimidine synthase ThiC; amino-acid sequence: MNVTQMYRARQGEITPAMETVARSEQLEPEFVRSEVARGRMVITANINHKNLIPMGIGLNARCKINANIGNSKLSSGCKEELEKLDMAIRYGADTVMDLSTGEDINTIRQAIIDHSTVPIGTVPMYQAVEEIEDPLDLSGRKILDVIEQQARQGVDYMTVHCGILRQHIPMAMDRTTGIVSRGGSLMAQWMQRHEKENPIYEHYDELLEICQKYDVTLSLGDSLRPGCLADASDKAQLSELAILGELCKRAWEKDVQVMIEGPGHVPIDQIEYNVKKQMELCHEAPFYVLGPLVTDIAPGYDHITGAIGGALAAYYGVSMLCYVTPKEHLGLPNAEDVRNGIIAFKIAAHSANIARRFPGVRDRDDEMSKARFSFDWEKQFSLALDPERARQYRMESMPEELRNDCTTHHCSMCGPKFCSMNISHQIMDTAQNQ